In a single window of the Streptomyces sp. NBC_00353 genome:
- a CDS encoding beta-galactosidase translates to MPHTAPEPAPHGLRRLAFGGDYNPEQWPEEVWHEDVALMREAGVTMVSVGIFSWALLEPEPGGYDFGWLDQVLDLLHGAGIRVDLGTPTVAPPAWFYRAHPEALPVSREGVRYAFGSRGAICHSNPAYRSAAANITEQLARRYADHPALAMWHVHNEYGVPVSACYCDNCAAHFRRWLAGRHGGVDAVNEAWGTAFWGQRYRSLDEIDPPRATPTVANPAQRLDYARFADATMRENFCSERDILHRLAPGIPVTTNFMTALSQCDSVDYWAWGRETDLVTNDHYLITDGRRTHVNLAMAADLTRSVAGGAPWLLLEHSTSGVNWQPRNPAKRPGEMARNSLAHVARGSDGAMFFQWRQSRSGAEKFHSAMVPHAGTDSRVWREVSGLGADLGLLSGIRGTRTVADAAMLWDWQSWWAQKLEWRPSEDHDARERADTFYASMYDRHLTVDFAHPDADLSGYPLVVVPALYLATEETGRNLRSYVENGGTLVVSYFSGIVDTHDAVHPGPYPGALRDVLGLTIEEFSPLGEGGTVRLITPEGNTAGPELTGDLWSDVVVARGAETVWSYADGIPAGRPAVTRHRLGRGTAWYISTRLSGPHLDAVLDRACDDARIAPRTGLPHDVEVVRRTGDSGTYLFAINHTGDDAKVPLDGPGTELLTGEHTVGHLAVPAGAVRVVHLDG, encoded by the coding sequence CCGGAAGAGGTCTGGCACGAGGACGTGGCCCTGATGCGGGAAGCCGGCGTGACCATGGTCAGCGTCGGGATCTTCTCCTGGGCACTTCTCGAACCGGAGCCCGGCGGCTACGACTTCGGCTGGCTCGACCAGGTCCTCGATCTGCTGCACGGGGCCGGCATCCGGGTCGACCTCGGCACCCCCACCGTCGCCCCGCCCGCCTGGTTCTACCGCGCCCACCCCGAGGCCCTTCCGGTCAGCCGCGAGGGTGTCCGCTACGCCTTCGGTTCACGCGGCGCGATCTGCCACAGCAACCCCGCCTACCGGTCGGCCGCGGCGAACATCACCGAACAGCTCGCCCGCCGGTACGCAGACCATCCGGCGCTCGCGATGTGGCACGTCCACAACGAGTACGGCGTTCCGGTGAGTGCCTGCTACTGCGACAACTGCGCCGCCCACTTCCGCCGCTGGCTGGCCGGCCGCCACGGCGGCGTCGACGCCGTCAACGAAGCCTGGGGCACCGCCTTCTGGGGCCAGCGCTACCGCAGCCTCGACGAGATCGACCCGCCCCGTGCCACTCCGACCGTCGCCAACCCGGCGCAGCGCCTGGACTACGCCCGCTTCGCCGACGCCACCATGCGCGAGAACTTCTGCAGCGAACGGGACATCCTGCACCGCCTCGCCCCCGGTATCCCGGTCACCACCAACTTCATGACCGCTCTCAGCCAGTGCGACTCCGTCGACTACTGGGCCTGGGGCCGCGAGACCGACCTCGTCACCAACGACCACTATCTGATCACCGACGGCCGCCGCACCCATGTCAACCTCGCGATGGCCGCCGACCTCACCCGATCCGTCGCGGGCGGCGCACCCTGGCTGCTCCTGGAGCACTCCACCAGCGGCGTCAACTGGCAGCCCCGCAACCCCGCCAAGCGCCCGGGCGAGATGGCCCGCAACAGCCTCGCCCATGTCGCGCGCGGCTCCGACGGGGCCATGTTCTTCCAGTGGCGGCAGTCCCGCAGCGGCGCGGAGAAGTTCCACTCGGCGATGGTGCCGCACGCCGGTACGGACTCCCGGGTGTGGCGGGAGGTCTCCGGGCTCGGCGCCGACCTCGGCCTGCTGAGCGGCATCCGCGGGACCCGAACCGTCGCGGACGCGGCCATGCTCTGGGACTGGCAGTCCTGGTGGGCGCAGAAGCTGGAGTGGCGCCCGAGCGAGGACCACGACGCCCGCGAGCGCGCCGACACCTTCTACGCCTCGATGTACGACCGTCACCTCACCGTCGACTTCGCCCACCCGGACGCCGATCTCTCCGGGTACCCGCTGGTCGTCGTCCCGGCCCTCTACCTCGCCACCGAGGAGACCGGCCGGAACCTCCGGAGCTACGTCGAGAACGGCGGCACGCTCGTCGTCTCGTACTTCTCCGGCATCGTCGACACCCATGACGCCGTGCACCCGGGGCCGTACCCCGGCGCCCTGCGGGACGTACTCGGGCTGACCATCGAGGAGTTCTCCCCGCTCGGCGAGGGCGGGACGGTCCGCCTGATCACGCCCGAAGGCAACACCGCAGGCCCGGAGCTGACCGGAGACCTGTGGTCGGACGTGGTGGTCGCGCGCGGCGCCGAGACCGTCTGGTCGTACGCCGACGGCATTCCCGCGGGCCGCCCCGCCGTCACCCGGCACCGCCTGGGCAGGGGCACCGCCTGGTACATCTCCACCCGGCTGTCCGGACCCCATCTCGACGCCGTCCTCGACCGAGCCTGTGACGACGCGCGGATCGCGCCGCGCACCGGTCTCCCGCACGACGTCGAGGTCGTACGCCGCACCGGTGACAGCGGCACGTACCTCTTCGCGATCAACCACACCGGGGACGACGCGAAGGTGCCGCTCGACGGCCCCGGCACCGAGCTCCTCACCGGCGAGCACACCGTGGGCCATCTCGCCGTTCCGGCGGGCGCGGTCCGGGTCGTACACCTCGACGGCTGA
- a CDS encoding VOC family protein, with translation MTSLVRHMTFDCADAYKLGSFWAEVLGARLSDDDRPGDPEALVETPGAALLFVSVPEPKSVKNRVHLDIQPQDRTRDEEVERLLALGATLVGDHRRSDGRGWATLADPEGNEFCVECSAVERATLTATRLPVTADDVTTAVHLALAALREVPEDHWRAPAGSLEWDSWETVEHLNDDLFAYAAQLGPKKPPLDREVPYRWGADRKGGPANSIFANPDAGPVGLLQTLEASGALLTAMVRTTAAEVRSYHSYGVSDPEGFAAMGIVETLVHTHDVVQGLDISWAPPADLCDRALARLFPDSPDDADRWTVLLWSTGRAELPGRERVTSWKWRSAPLDAA, from the coding sequence ATGACCTCACTTGTACGTCACATGACCTTCGACTGCGCCGACGCCTACAAGCTCGGCAGTTTCTGGGCCGAGGTGCTCGGTGCCCGGCTGTCCGACGACGACAGGCCCGGTGATCCCGAGGCGCTCGTCGAGACCCCAGGCGCCGCGCTGCTGTTCGTTTCGGTGCCCGAGCCCAAGAGCGTCAAGAACCGCGTCCACCTGGACATCCAGCCGCAGGACCGCACCCGGGACGAGGAGGTCGAACGGCTGCTCGCCCTCGGCGCCACGCTCGTCGGCGACCACCGCAGGTCCGACGGCCGGGGCTGGGCGACGCTCGCCGACCCCGAGGGCAATGAGTTCTGTGTGGAGTGCAGCGCCGTCGAGCGGGCCACGCTGACCGCGACCCGGCTGCCGGTCACCGCGGACGATGTGACCACCGCGGTCCATCTCGCGCTCGCCGCCCTCCGTGAGGTTCCGGAGGACCACTGGCGGGCACCCGCCGGGTCGCTGGAGTGGGACTCCTGGGAGACCGTGGAGCATCTGAACGACGATCTCTTCGCGTACGCCGCCCAGTTGGGCCCGAAAAAGCCGCCGCTGGACCGCGAGGTCCCGTACCGCTGGGGAGCCGACCGCAAGGGCGGCCCGGCGAATTCGATCTTCGCCAACCCCGATGCGGGGCCGGTCGGCCTGCTCCAGACCCTGGAGGCGAGCGGCGCCCTGCTGACGGCGATGGTACGGACGACCGCGGCGGAGGTCCGCTCCTACCACTCGTACGGGGTGTCCGACCCGGAGGGCTTCGCGGCCATGGGAATCGTGGAGACCCTGGTCCATACGCACGATGTCGTCCAGGGCCTGGACATCTCCTGGGCGCCGCCCGCCGATCTGTGCGACCGCGCGCTGGCCCGGCTCTTCCCGGACTCCCCGGACGACGCCGACCGGTGGACCGTCCTGCTCTGGTCCACCGGCCGCGCCGAGCTGCCCGGGCGGGAGCGCGTCACCTCGTGGAAGTGGCGCAGCGCGCCGCTCGATGCCGCCTAG
- the thpD gene encoding ectoine hydroxylase: MTTDLRADLYPTRRTAEMTIPRQDPVIWSAPGAPGPIAVKDLQGFERDGFLTVDELLTPDEVAVHHAELDRLITDPAVRADERSIIEPKSQDVRSVFEVHRISEVFARLVNDERVVGRARQILGSDVYVHQSRINVKPGFGASGFYWHSDFETWHAEDGLPHMRAVSVSIALTENHDTNGGLMIMPGSHKSFLGCAGETPKDNYKQSLKMQDAGTPSDEALTKMADRHGIKLFTGRAGSATWFDCNCMHGSGDNITPYPRSNVFIVFNSVENTAEEPFAAPVRRPEFIGARDFSPVR; encoded by the coding sequence ATGACCACCGATCTACGCGCCGACCTGTATCCCACCCGGCGCACGGCCGAGATGACCATCCCCCGCCAGGACCCGGTCATCTGGTCCGCGCCCGGCGCCCCGGGCCCGATCGCCGTAAAGGATCTGCAGGGTTTCGAGCGGGACGGCTTCCTCACCGTCGACGAGCTGCTCACGCCTGACGAAGTGGCCGTCCACCACGCCGAACTGGACCGGCTGATCACCGATCCTGCGGTGCGGGCCGATGAGCGGTCGATCATCGAGCCGAAGTCGCAGGACGTACGGTCGGTCTTCGAGGTCCACCGGATCAGCGAGGTCTTCGCCCGGCTGGTGAACGACGAGCGGGTGGTGGGCCGGGCCCGCCAGATCCTCGGTTCTGATGTGTACGTCCACCAGTCGCGCATCAACGTCAAGCCGGGCTTCGGCGCTTCGGGGTTCTACTGGCACTCGGACTTCGAGACCTGGCACGCCGAGGACGGTCTGCCGCACATGCGGGCCGTGTCCGTGTCGATCGCACTGACCGAGAACCACGACACCAACGGCGGGCTGATGATCATGCCCGGTTCGCACAAGTCGTTTCTCGGATGTGCGGGCGAGACGCCGAAGGACAACTACAAGCAGTCGCTGAAGATGCAGGACGCCGGCACCCCGTCCGACGAGGCGCTGACCAAGATGGCCGACCGGCACGGCATCAAGCTCTTCACGGGCCGGGCCGGTTCGGCGACCTGGTTCGACTGCAACTGCATGCACGGCTCGGGGGACAACATCACCCCGTACCCGCGCAGCAATGTCTTCATCGTCTTCAACAGCGTGGAGAACACGGCCGAGGAACCGTTCGCGGCGCCGGTGCGGCGCCCGGAGTTCATCGGGGCGCGCGATTTCTCGCCGGTGAGGTGA
- a CDS encoding ectoine synthase, producing MIVRSFSDIENTDRHVKAASGTWESKRIVLAREKVGFSLHETTMYAGTETSMWYANHIEAVLCVEGEAELTDDETGETHWITPGTMYLLDGHERHTMRPKTDFRCVCVFNPPVTGREEHDENGVYPVLTEEG from the coding sequence GTGATCGTCCGATCGTTCAGCGACATCGAGAACACCGACCGGCATGTGAAAGCCGCTTCCGGCACCTGGGAGAGCAAGCGCATCGTGCTCGCCCGGGAGAAGGTGGGCTTCTCACTCCACGAGACCACGATGTACGCAGGTACCGAGACGTCGATGTGGTACGCGAACCACATCGAGGCCGTCCTGTGTGTCGAGGGCGAGGCCGAGCTCACCGACGACGAGACCGGCGAGACGCACTGGATCACCCCCGGCACGATGTACCTGCTGGACGGCCATGAGCGCCACACCATGCGCCCCAAGACCGACTTCCGCTGCGTCTGCGTCTTCAACCCTCCCGTCACGGGACGGGAGGAGCACGACGAGAACGGTGTCTACCCGGTACTGACCGAGGAGGGCTGA
- the ectB gene encoding diaminobutyrate--2-oxoglutarate transaminase encodes MTITPPALSVFETLESEVRSYCRSWPAVFDRAQGARLTDEDGHSYLDFFAGAGSLNYGHNNPVLKRALIDYIERDGITHGLDMATTAKRAFLETFHNVVLRPRDLPYKVMFPGPTGTNAVEAALKLARKVKGRESIVSFTNAFHGMSLGSLAVTGNAFKRAGAGIPLVHGTPMPFDNYLDGRVPDFLWFERLLEDQGSGLNQPAAVIVETVQGEGGINVARPEWLRALAELCHRRDMLLIVDDIQMGCGRTGAFFSFEEAGITPDIVTLSKSISGYGLPMSLCLFNPELDVWGPGEHNGTFRGNNPAFVTAAAALDAYWADGQMEKQTLARGEQVEQALLAICDEHTRLGAQFRGRGLVQALEFTDVSRAAAVCARAFELGLLVETSGPRSEVVKLLPPLTITPEELDEGLRTLARAVRDTV; translated from the coding sequence GTGACCATCACCCCGCCCGCCCTGAGCGTCTTCGAGACCCTGGAGTCGGAGGTCCGGAGCTACTGCCGCAGTTGGCCCGCCGTGTTCGACCGTGCGCAGGGCGCCCGGCTGACCGACGAGGACGGCCACTCGTACCTCGACTTCTTCGCCGGTGCAGGATCCCTCAACTACGGCCACAACAACCCGGTGCTGAAACGCGCGCTGATCGACTACATCGAGCGCGACGGCATCACCCATGGCCTGGACATGGCGACCACCGCGAAACGCGCCTTCCTGGAGACCTTCCACAATGTCGTCCTGCGGCCGCGCGACCTGCCCTACAAGGTGATGTTCCCCGGCCCGACCGGCACCAACGCGGTCGAGGCCGCGCTGAAGCTGGCCCGCAAGGTGAAAGGGCGCGAGTCGATCGTCTCGTTCACCAACGCCTTCCACGGCATGTCGCTCGGCTCGCTCGCCGTCACCGGCAACGCCTTCAAGCGGGCCGGGGCCGGCATCCCGCTGGTGCACGGCACGCCGATGCCGTTCGACAACTACCTCGACGGCCGGGTCCCGGACTTCCTCTGGTTCGAGCGGCTCCTCGAGGACCAGGGCTCGGGTCTCAACCAGCCCGCGGCGGTGATCGTCGAGACGGTGCAGGGCGAGGGCGGCATCAATGTGGCGCGGCCCGAGTGGCTGCGGGCGCTGGCCGAGCTCTGCCACCGCCGCGACATGCTCCTGATCGTCGACGACATCCAGATGGGCTGCGGCCGCACCGGTGCGTTCTTCTCGTTCGAGGAGGCCGGCATCACCCCGGACATCGTCACCCTGTCGAAGTCCATCAGCGGCTACGGACTGCCCATGTCGCTCTGCCTGTTCAACCCGGAGCTGGACGTCTGGGGCCCGGGCGAGCACAACGGCACCTTCCGCGGCAACAACCCGGCCTTCGTCACCGCCGCCGCCGCGCTCGACGCCTACTGGGCGGACGGCCAGATGGAGAAGCAGACGCTGGCCCGCGGTGAGCAGGTCGAGCAGGCGCTGCTCGCGATCTGCGACGAACACACCCGGCTCGGCGCGCAGTTCCGCGGCCGCGGCCTGGTCCAGGCACTCGAGTTCACCGATGTCTCGCGCGCCGCCGCGGTCTGTGCGCGCGCGTTCGAGCTGGGGCTGCTGGTGGAGACCTCCGGCCCGCGCAGCGAGGTCGTGAAGCTGCTGCCGCCACTGACCATCACCCCCGAAGAGCTGGACGAGGGCCTGCGCACGCTGGCCCGTGCGGTCCGCGACACCGTCTGA